A window of Thermococcus sp. LS1 genomic DNA:
AGTTTGGTAGTGCAAACCCTTTCAACTGCACCTTTGGGGAGAAGAATCACAAACTTTGATGAAACTTTGCAAAGCAACGTTTCTTTGGTGAAGCTTTTCCAAAAGCTTCAGCACTAACGGAAAATGAGGTGCCTATTCTGAAAAGTGCTTGTTTCTGTATGAGTTGTGAGGCAAATTGATCATTTCGTGATTAATTCTCAGAGGTGGTAATGGTCAGAGTAAACTCTGGTCCCTCTCAAAAACAAAGCGGACGATTGGGAATTTCATCACAATTAAATTTTTATCCATATTCCCATGAAACCTTATGTGGTGAAAGCTATGGGATGTCAGAAGCCGAACTATTTCAGTACGGCACCAAAAACCCGTGTATGCGATCTTTTCGGAAGGGACTATCACGTACATAAGTTCGAAAGATGGATGCTGAATCCAAACCGGAGATTCTTCATAATTACCGGCCCTCGAAGAGTTGGTAAAACGAGCTTTCTCTACTCCACACTCAACGAGTTGCATAAATCAAAGAACTATCAGACCATTGTAATTGACGTGAGGAAAGTAATCTCAATGAACAAAAACTATCCAGAAAAACCCATCTCCCAAAAAATGACTGGACTCTTATCGGGAAAAAAGCGTTTCAAAGAAATATTCCCCTTTGCAAAAATAACCGTGAAACTCCCGTTCATCGAGGTAGCGTGGGAAAATAAGGAAGAGCTTTCCCTCGCCGAGATATTCGACGCTCTAGGAGAAACAGACCACACTTTCGTAATAGCCTTTGATGAAGCGCAGGAACTGAGATATGGACAAAATGACCTCAGAGAACTTTTTGCATCGGTACTTGATTCGCCAGAGTTACAAAACATAAAACTTATCTTCACCGGTTCACAAGTTGGCATACTCGAAAAATGGCTTGCGGTTGATGATGGCGATTCCCCGCTCTATGGACGCTTTGAAAAACGTATCCACCTCAACCGTTTCAGTCCCAACGAAACAATACGCTTCCTTGAGGAGGGCTTTGAGCAAAACGAGTTTGATGATTATGATTTCGATGAACTCATACTCGCGTACGATGAGGTAGGTGGCACGCCGGGCTGGCTCATTGATTATGCAAATGACCGCCTTGAAGGCTACACTCACAGAAAAGCGCTCAAAAACATGATCGAGAAGGCGAAAAGAAACGTGATAAGTGAGTTCAAGCAACTGAGAAAAGACAAGAAAAAAGAATCAAACTACGAAAAGGTCATGAGGGTCATCGCGAAGAAAGTTCATGAGAGGGGATATGCGACGTTTGGGGAAATAAAGAACTATATGGGTCTAAATGATTCCACGGTGAGAGAATTACTCATCAAGCTTGAGGATTATGGATACATTGAACAGGTAGGTCATAACAGATATACAATTTTTGACCCTATTGTAGTGAATGTGTTCATTGATGTATAAGATTATGCATCCCAAGTTACTTGGGATGTGGAAAGTTGTTCGTTGATAGACATGTTTGGCGTGGTTGGAAGTACATACACCCTTCGATGA
This region includes:
- a CDS encoding ATP-binding protein, whose protein sequence is MGCQKPNYFSTAPKTRVCDLFGRDYHVHKFERWMLNPNRRFFIITGPRRVGKTSFLYSTLNELHKSKNYQTIVIDVRKVISMNKNYPEKPISQKMTGLLSGKKRFKEIFPFAKITVKLPFIEVAWENKEELSLAEIFDALGETDHTFVIAFDEAQELRYGQNDLRELFASVLDSPELQNIKLIFTGSQVGILEKWLAVDDGDSPLYGRFEKRIHLNRFSPNETIRFLEEGFEQNEFDDYDFDELILAYDEVGGTPGWLIDYANDRLEGYTHRKALKNMIEKAKRNVISEFKQLRKDKKKESNYEKVMRVIAKKVHERGYATFGEIKNYMGLNDSTVRELLIKLEDYGYIEQVGHNRYTIFDPIVVNVFIDV